A part of Sebastes fasciatus isolate fSebFas1 chromosome 10, fSebFas1.pri, whole genome shotgun sequence genomic DNA contains:
- the bend4 gene encoding BEN domain-containing protein 4 — MHEEGKPSQTVTDLILQPVTPALPQISFSDAVDTWMDGEMDGEMQPADEGPCAQKMCRQQQQQQQRGPFSSLKTFQSSKRSAAKSRFDRSAMVEVPLFGDGHHFTFHPEQHHHFQAHHHNQHHQRLQQLHQSSSQQLHQSSSQQHHPTPQQQDRFPCENRPSSRVPTSTSAAVASSPGTQQRRSISGRAEPRFSPDCTYGISSENRLILDAFAQQCSRVLSLLNNGRLLEPPSSSTSSSFSSNIKLEDGPGEAQRLHCSSLGKTKPEESSSTTTDPEEEAQQSHLNQQQTSAVLRIFTDSLQNYLLSGPQQQQQHLAAGLEDEQCPSAEPSSGVSPPRHNLGGWGSPTPSESYGHPSSTLPEEDEEEENCCPRCLELEQEVLSLQQENEELRNKLENFPVPCQNVLDYFKTVLEFHNQLVQPMPEEQLTEEEERQTVFEGSKQLLENYPLFISNKQWDEAVNSSKKDGRRLLRYLIRFVFTTDELKFSCGLGKRKRSVHSGDPGLERRPLNPVKVSCLREFIRMHCASNPDWWMPSEEQINKVFSDAVGHARQGRAVGTFLGSSGSSTSSLYMDGFDGHLSQDELYLKGCQNGQSD; from the exons ATGCATGAGGAGGGGAAACCGAGCCAGACAGTGACGGATCTGATCCTGCAGCCTGTCACACCAGCACTTCCACAAATAAGCTTTTCCGACGCTGTGGACacctggatggatggagagatggatggagagatgcaGCCTGCAGATGAAGGACCGTGCGCCCAGAAGATGTGCcgacaacaacagcaacagcagcagcgagGTCCGTTCAGCAGCCTGAAAACCTTCCAGAGCAGCAAACGCTCTGCAGCCAAGTCTCGCTTTGACAGGTCGGCTATGGTCGAGGTGCCTCTGTTTGGAGACGGACATCACTTCACTTTCCATCCAGAGCAGCATCACCATTTCCAGGCGCACCATCACAACCAACACCACCAGCGtctgcagcagctccaccagtccagcagccagcagctccaccagtccagcagccagcagcatcaCCCGACGCCTCAGCAGCAGGATCGTTTCCCATGTGAGAACAGGCCCAGCAGCAGGGTCCCGACATCCACCTCGGCGGCGGTGGCATCATCTCCTGGTACCCAGCAGAGGCGCTCCATCAGCGGCAGAGCAGAGCCCAGGTTCTCCCCAGACTGCACCTATGGTATCAGCTCAG AGAATCGTCTCATCCTGGATGCCTTCGCCCAGCAGTGTAGCCGAGTCCTCAGCCTCCTCAACAACGGCCGCCTCCTGGAGCCCCCCtcttcttccacctcctcctccttctcctccaacATCAAGCTGGAAGACGGGCCAGGGGAGGCACAGCGGCTTCACTGCTCCTCACTGGGGAAGACCAAACCTGAAGAGagctcctccaccaccacagaCCCAGAGGAGGAGGCCCAACAAAGCCATTTGAACCAACAACAGACCTCTGCCGTGCTCCGCATCTTCACAGACTCCCTACAGAACTATCTGCTCTCAgggcctcagcagcagcagcaacatctgGCTGCCGGTCTGGAGGATGAGCAGTGTCCGTCGGCGGAGCCCAGCTCAGGGGTGTCTCCTCCAAGACACAACCTGGGAGGCTGGGGCTCGCCGACTCCGTCAGAGTCGTACGGCCACCCGTCGTCCACGCTGCctgaagaggatgaggaggaggagaactgCTGTCCACGCTGCCTGGAGTTGGAGCAGGAGGTGCTGTCTCTGCAGCAGGAGAACGAGGAGCTCCGCAACAAGCTGGAGAATTTCCCAG TTCCTTGTCAAAATGTCCTCGACTACTTCAAGACCGTCCTTGAGTTTCACAACCAGCTGGTCCAGCCGATGCCAGAGGAGCAGCTCACCGAG GAAGAAGAACGGCAGACAGTGTTTGAg GGCAGTAAGCAGCTCCTGGAGAACTACCCTCTCTTCATCTCAAACAAGCAGTGGGACGAAGCCGTCAACTCCTCCAAGAAAGACGGCAGGCGGCTGCTGCGCTACCTGATTCGCTTCGTCTTCACCACGGACGAGCTCAAGTTCTCCTGCGGTTTGGGCAAAAGGAAGCGTTCAGTCCACTCAGGAGATCCTGGCCTGGAGAGACGACCGCTCAACCCCGTCAAAGTCAGCTGCCTCAGAG AGTTCATCCGGATGCACTGTGCCTCAAACCCAGACTGGTGGATGCCGTCAGAAGAGCAGATCAACAAAGTGTTCAGCGACGCCGTCGGTCACGCTCGCCAGGGCCGAGCGGTCGGCACGTTCCTgggcagcagcggcagcagcaccagcagcctcTATATGGACGGCTTCGACGGACACCTGTCACAGGACGAACTGTATCTGAAAGGCTGCCAGAACGGCCAGTCGGACTGA
- the rab11fip5b gene encoding uncharacterized protein rab11fip5b translates to MMSLIDLDDDQRWVPTHVNITVLRARGLRTKGKHGSRYLYTIIQVGKEKFTTGLVEKAEMPEWTEECCFELLPGILEDEGRYSYPPGSGDLVLTVMHRVLIGLDVFLGQTIIPLDKIFQEGICPRDEWFKLNSKAGRKEKERGQLQVTVQFTRNNMTASMFDLTIKDKPRSAFGKLKDRVTGRKRGDMESSSAIVPGRFAALSGNLGTPFGDDSGGGGPPAESRDVEVAEEKRSKVKDFFKGRLRKSSDTRSCSSLASESSVSSMASENPPPSLDLMSDPPSSPIYTSKVRVDTLYGEADLAKKVLTSQHTTKVLTHKRAFSDEASKITTAFPRSNLAVESLKGQTMTQSKSSLCINGSHVYDSEPSTPKSQSKLVLLEKCSPLSRSLQNLTRDKGSSAEGRRWSFDKTKKEEKEEEKDTQASSPPIHQAEMPVVSSAVSPDKGRKLRKTLFSGGRSDSLPAKSDLNQAGSTSEGKLRGWFGSGESQNKPRLEVSPKVESSSDVPPPLPPRSPVAPQCSSPSAHVSPDDCNNTNPFTPSPSPASTPISPSNPFPSRVQRNPFYKDLIAEESQRSPPPFGSSPFHYTTLPSQPPCTPSPAHDANATSMAFLKRDRPRPVARQISLPALLPKTATRNPSAPRSMSESAGEWDDSFDAFASSRLNSPKGPQKKTSPTSSHRHLNNHAQELQTCEEEPPPLPPRKLLRTSANEIYSDGWLHRGQELAVHKEAYLLSQTGVASLQHGRSSVSPDPHTSSETSDSLSVNSQPYANITSPGFMSEEKLRKFKYEPLEDETDRWGGMLFEQDLYGRMCRGNYRQPKVNHLSLSAELSTANKITSSMNSGPKILVDSEISVADLLNMPSTAPSTPDAKVPDITTSPAEETNPPEATCVNNNVSFSLTSEDLNMNVSNSDFGFIDSDGSSQSDVVDTLKGIRSFPKPPEALQIAAYHVETATTPEDMFTLKDTYIPEMNSSFEITASSNKLYKISPVFKDNCELNNAAAHANSRVNGREIAASSSQNPTANLADFESRDVASSSAEDFKKTQKDFDDNGNLQTKIGALNQKEPFPGVVSARFRPKGVSRQNSSGSPGNQSKSGDREFEQFLSLVQNMSEASEGPLSYQPSKSALSSLLALVDSTTHHNESSAATGKSSDISFQDLHAKVAPNPSKIGQSLQETSPPAIPRTLSFTQATLHPPPVCCPSIHPSSMAGANTTLAVAPYTSSSSSYSTTSTTDQLLVDARHSLLPEETQPASSLPACQESRPHPVKPLTSSQSEKKEGRSVLEKLKSTIHPGRGAAAAQQVAAEPEKTQEVTVDNSAHYQHLTNMELISLLLQQEMDMQKQQAASERQAAQLHKTENDLKKVKLQVRDLEDYIDNLLLRIMEQTPTLLQVRNRHK, encoded by the exons atgatgtcactgatagACCTGGACGACGACCAGAGATGGGTGCCCACCCATGTGAACATCACCGTCCTCCGGGCCAGAGGTCTGCGCACCAAGGGCAAGCATGGCAGCCGCTACCTGTACACCATCATCCAGGTGGGCAAGGAGAAGTTCACCACCGGGCTGGTGGAGAAGGCCGAGATGCCGGAATGGACGGAGGAGTGCTGCTTCGAGCTGCTGCCCGGCATCCTGGAGGACGAGGGTCGGTACTCATACCCCCCTGGGAGCGGAGACCTGGTCCTCACCGTCATGCACCGGGTCCTCATCGGACTGGACGTGTTCCTGGGTCAGACCATCATCCCTCTGGATAAGATCTTCCAGGAGGGGATTTGTCCGAGAGATGA atgGTTCAAGCTCAACTCTAAGGCGGGCAGGAAGGAGAAGGAGCGTGGTCAACTTCAGGTAACGGTCCAGTTCACCCGCAACAACATGACAGCCAGCATGTTCGACCTCACCATAAAGGACAAGCCTCGCTCTGCGTTTGGCAAGCTCAAGGATCGCGTCacggggaggaagaggggggaCATGGAGTCCTCCTCGGCCATCGTGCCGGGCCGCTTCGCCGCCCTGTCGGGAAACCTGGGGACGCCGTTTGGAGATGACAGTGGCGGAGGAGGGCCGCCGGCGGAGTCACGAGACGTGGAGGTAgcggaggagaagaggagcaaGGTGAAAGATTTCTTCAAAGGGAGGCTGCGTAAGTCGTCTGACACCAGGTCGTGCTCGTCGCTGGCCTCGGAGAGCAGCGTGTCCTCCATGGCCAGTGAAAACCCTCCACCCAGTCTGGACCTGATGTCAGACCCTCCCAGCTCTCCCATCTACACTAGCAAAGTGAGAGTGGACACCCTGTACGGAGAGGCGGATTTAGCTAAAAAAG TGCTCACCAGCCAGCACACCACAAAGGTTCTCACACACAAGCGAGCCTTCAGCGATGAAGCCAGTAAGATCACGACAGCCTTCCCTCGATCAAACCTCGCCGTGGAGTCTCTGAAGGGTCAGACCATGACTCAGTCCAAGTCTTCCTTGTGTATAAACGGCAGCCACGTCTACGACTCCGAGCCGTCGACTCCAAAGAGCCAATCCAAGCTGGTCCTGCTGGAGAAGTGCTCGCCGCTCTCTCGTTCCCTGCAGAACCTCACCAGGGACAAAGGTTCCTCTGCCGAGGGCCGCCGCTGGTCCTTTGACAAGAcgaagaaagaggagaaggaggaagaaaaggacACTCAGGCGTCGTCTCCCCCAATTCATCAGGCAGAAATGCCGGTCGTCTCCTCGGCTGTTTCGCCCGACAAAGGCAGGAAGCTGAGAAAGACGTTATTCTCTGGAGGGAGGAGTGATTCTCTTCCAGCGAAGTCCGACCTGAACCAGGCTGGGTCGACGTCTGAGGGGAAGCTCAGAGGCTGGTTTGGCTCCGGTGAATCCCAGAACAAGCCGAG GCTGGAAGTTTCTCCTAAAGTAGAAAGCAGCTCAGACgtaccccctcccctccctcctcgctCCCCTGTTGCCCCTCAGTGCTCCTCCCCCTCCGCTCATGTCTCACCCGATGACTGCAATAACACCAATCCCTTCACCCCGTCCCCCTCTCCCGCCTCGACCCCCATCTCACCCTCCAACCCGTTCCCCTCGCGTGTGCAGCGCAACCCCTTTTACAAGGATCTCATAGCGGAGGAGTCACAGAGGTCCCCTCCTCCTTTTGGTTCGTCTCCCTTTCATTACACCACGCTGCCCTCCCAGCCGCCCTGCACCCCCAGCCCTGCTCACGATGCTAACGCTACATCCATGGCTTTCTTGAAGCGGGATCGCCCCAGGCCGGTAGCTAGGCAGATATCACTCCCTGCGTTACTACCCAAAACGGCCACACGTAACCCCTCCGCCCCTCGCTCCATGTCAGAGAGCGCCGGAGAATGGGACGACTCGTTTGATGCCTTCGCCTCCAGCAGGCTCAACTCACCTAAAGGGCCTCAGAAGAAAACCAGTCCAACGTCATCTCATAGACATCTTAATAATCATGCACAAGAGCTGCAAACATGTGAAGAGGAGCCTCCACCTTTACCTCCGAGGAAACTTTTAAGAACGTCAGCGAACGAGATTTACTCCGACGGCTGGCTGCACAGAGGTCAAGAGCTGGCGGTCCATAAAGAAGCCTACCTCCTCTCACAGACCGGCGTGGCCTCGCTGCAGCATGGGAGAAGCAGCGTATCTCCGGACCCTCACACCAGCAGCGAAACCTCCGACTCCCTCAGCGTCAACTCTCAGCCGTACGCTAATATCACTTCGCCGGGATTCATGTCGGAAGAAAAGCTCAGAAAGTTCAAATATGAACCGTTGGAGGATGAAACCGACCGCTGGGGGGGGATGTTGTTTGAGCAAGACTTGTACGGACGCATGTGCAGAGGAAACTACAGACAACCCAAAGTAAATCATTTATCATTGAGCGCTGAATTATCAACTGCAAATAAGATCACTTCATCTATGAACTCAGGACCTAAAATACTTGTTGATAGTGAGATTTCTGTCGCAGACCTTTTGAACATGCCGTCTACTGCTCCCTCAACGCCGGATGCAAAAGTTCCAGACATTACAACCTCTCCAGCAGAGGAGACTAATCCACCTGAAGCCACATGCGTCAACAATAACGTGTCTTTCTCGCTAACTTCAGAAGATCTGAACATGAATGTGAGTAATTCAGATTTTGGTTTCATAGATTCAGACGGCTCCTCTCAGTCAGATGTAGTCGATACTCTCAAGGGCATCAGGAGTTTTCCAAAACCGCCAGAAGCTTTACAGATAGCTGCCTACCACGTGGAGACAGCTACCACACCTGAGGACATGTTCACCTTGAAGGACACCTACATACCTGAGATGAACTCTTCCTTTGAAATAACTGCATCATCTAACAAACTGTACAAAATCTCTCCAGTTTTTAAAGACAATTGTGAGCTGAATAACGCGGCAGCACATGCTAACTCCAGGGTGAACGGCAGAGAGATCGCCGCTTCGTCGTCACAAAATCCAACAGCTAACTTAGCCGATTTTGAATCCAGAGACGTTGCATCAAGCAGTGCGGAGGattttaaaaagacacaaaaggaCTTTGACGATAACGGAAATCTGCAAACTAAAATAGGCGCTCTTAACCAGAAGGAGCCATTTCCTGGCGTGGTTAGTGCACGTTTTAGACCGAAAGGAGTGTCCCGACAGAACAGCAGCGGCAGCCCGGGCAACCAGAGCAAAAGCGGAGACCGAGAGTTCGAACAGTTCTTGTCCCTCGTTCAAAACATGTCAGAAGCGAGCGAGGGACCGCTGTCATATCAGCCCTCTAAATCAGCTCTTTCTTCCTTGCTGGCGTTAGTGGACAGCACCACACATCACAACGAATCTTCCGCAGCAACAGGAAAATCCTCTGATATCAGTTTCCAGGACCTTCACGCTAAAGTTGCACCGAACCCGTCAAAGATTGGGCAATCTTTGCAAGAAACCTCTCCTCCCGCCATCCCACGtactctctccttcactcaggcTACGCTCCACCCTCCCCCTGTCTGTTGCCCCTCCATACATCCCTCAAGCATGGCTGGAGCCAACACTACTCTGGCTGTGGCCCCCTacacctcttcttcctcctcctactccaccacctccaccactgACCAGCTCCTGGTCGATGCACGGCACTCACTTTTACCCGAGGAGACTCAGCCAGCTAGCAGCCTGCCAGCCTGTCAGGAGAGCAG ACCTCATCCAGTGAAGCCGTTGACCTCCAGCCAGTCAGAGAAGAAGGAGGGTCGCTCGGTTCTGGAAAAGCTGAAGTCGACCATCCACCCCGGACGCGGCGCCGCCGCCGCCCAACAGGTCGCAGCAGAACCTGAGAAGACTcag GAGGTGACAGTGGACAACTCGGCCCACTACCAGCACCTGACCAACATGGAGCTGAtctccctgctgctgcagcaggagatggacatgcagaagcagcaggcGGCGTCCGAGCGGCAGGCGGCGCAGCTGCACAAAACTGAGAACGATCTGAAGAAGGTCAAGTTACAGGTCCGAGACCTGGAGGACTACATTGATAATCTTTTACTGCGGATCATGGAGCAGACGCCCACGCTGCTTCAGGTGCGCAATAGACACAAGTGA